A genomic stretch from Streptomyces sp. QL37 includes:
- a CDS encoding immunity 49 family protein, with the protein MTSRIPRHPFPVENAEVALASLKESAERWISGLEADSSGLGEALDTTLMVAKVRCLTDPQGSIFPTWDAWVDTMQVGSAVFAAATATEGQVRCRIAHKDRTLQATGPQQYVTPGTWLTAFYLAVVCRERDRITALCRVPLSLLRDNNAHFDEFEYAWIDALQTYWLGGDGLSAKLVAAVDGTDPAVATHPEAAGKLMYPPMEMFHRIVRGDHAGFDRALTAALEWHKEYWTEEGRAARISGLVALAPLAMACFARNEGIPVEVESEYLPATLLAGNWCGEFPT; encoded by the coding sequence TTGACTTCGCGCATCCCCCGCCATCCCTTCCCCGTAGAGAACGCGGAAGTAGCGCTCGCCTCGCTCAAGGAGAGCGCGGAGCGGTGGATCAGTGGTCTGGAGGCCGATTCGAGTGGCTTGGGTGAAGCCTTGGACACCACGCTCATGGTGGCGAAGGTGCGCTGCCTGACGGACCCGCAGGGGTCGATCTTTCCCACGTGGGATGCCTGGGTGGACACAATGCAGGTCGGTTCGGCCGTGTTCGCCGCCGCGACCGCTACCGAGGGGCAGGTACGGTGCCGGATCGCGCACAAGGACCGTACACTCCAGGCCACTGGCCCGCAGCAGTACGTGACACCGGGTACCTGGCTGACCGCCTTCTACCTGGCCGTAGTGTGCCGGGAGCGGGACAGGATCACGGCCCTGTGCCGGGTGCCACTGTCCCTGCTCAGGGACAACAATGCGCATTTCGACGAGTTCGAGTACGCCTGGATCGACGCGCTGCAAACCTACTGGCTCGGTGGTGACGGCCTCAGCGCGAAGCTGGTGGCCGCAGTCGACGGTACGGACCCGGCAGTCGCCACTCATCCGGAAGCTGCAGGCAAGCTGATGTATCCGCCGATGGAGATGTTTCACCGGATCGTTCGTGGGGACCACGCCGGCTTCGACCGGGCCCTCACCGCAGCTCTGGAGTGGCACAAGGAGTACTGGACGGAGGAGGGACGGGCAGCCCGTATCTCAGGTCTCGTCGCCCTTGCTCCGCTCGCCATGGCCTGTTTCGCCCGGAACGAGGGCATCCCGGTCGAGGTCGAATCCGAATACCTGCCCGCCACTCTCCTCGCCGGCAATTGGTGCGGCGAGTTCCCGACGTAG
- a CDS encoding RDD family protein — translation MSFGDPNNPYGQQPPQGQPGYPQQAPQGVPPQYGYPQQAPQDAPPQYGYPQQAPQGVPPQYGYPQQPYGAYPPPGMPGAGLPPLAHWGQRVGGYLLDVLIIAGPMYALGFIDLASSDDPATAEPGIFFGIGVVYALAMAVYQLYLEGRTGQTTGKKVLGISLHREADGRPLGFGMAFLRKLAHFLDSFACYLGWLWPLWDEKNQTFADKLCKTVVIKVNKG, via the coding sequence ATGAGCTTCGGCGATCCCAACAACCCTTACGGCCAGCAGCCTCCGCAAGGCCAGCCCGGCTACCCGCAGCAGGCGCCGCAGGGCGTGCCCCCGCAGTACGGCTATCCCCAGCAGGCGCCGCAGGACGCGCCCCCGCAGTACGGCTACCCGCAGCAGGCGCCGCAGGGCGTGCCCCCGCAGTACGGCTACCCGCAGCAGCCGTACGGGGCGTACCCGCCGCCCGGCATGCCGGGGGCAGGGCTGCCGCCGCTGGCCCACTGGGGGCAGCGCGTGGGCGGGTACCTGCTGGACGTGCTGATCATCGCCGGCCCGATGTACGCACTCGGCTTCATCGACCTCGCGAGCAGCGACGACCCGGCGACTGCCGAGCCAGGCATCTTCTTCGGGATCGGCGTGGTCTACGCCCTCGCCATGGCCGTCTACCAGCTCTACCTGGAGGGCAGGACCGGTCAGACGACCGGCAAGAAGGTCCTCGGCATCAGCCTGCACCGGGAAGCCGATGGCAGGCCACTCGGGTTCGGCATGGCGTTCCTCCGTAAGCTCGCGCATTTCCTGGACAGCTTCGCCTGCTACCTCGGCTGGCTGTGGCCGCTGTGGGACGAGAAGAATCAGACGTTCGCCGACAAGCTGTGCAAGACCGTCGTCATCAAGGTCAACAAGGGCTGA
- a CDS encoding RidA family protein yields MPRAVTLIRSTALSDVAEYAYAATAPADARLIFLAGACPLNEDGSTAAVGDYAGQAAKALENMKTALAAAGAGLEDVVSTRVLVASTRQEDLVTAWKVVRDAFGDHDVPSTLLGVTVLGYADQLVEIEGVAAVLDS; encoded by the coding sequence ATGCCCCGTGCAGTCACGCTCATCCGCTCCACCGCCCTGTCCGACGTGGCCGAGTACGCCTACGCCGCCACCGCACCCGCCGACGCGCGGCTGATCTTCCTCGCCGGGGCGTGCCCGCTGAACGAGGACGGGTCCACGGCAGCCGTCGGCGACTACGCCGGCCAGGCGGCGAAGGCCCTCGAGAACATGAAGACCGCGCTCGCGGCGGCCGGGGCCGGCCTGGAGGACGTGGTCAGCACGCGCGTACTGGTGGCCTCCACGCGGCAGGAAGACCTGGTGACCGCCTGGAAGGTGGTCCGGGACGCGTTCGGCGACCACGACGTCCCGAGTACGTTGCTCGGCGTCACCGTGCTCGGCTACGCAGATCAACTCGTGGAGATCGAAGGTGTAGCCGCCGTACTCGACTCCTGA
- a CDS encoding RNA polymerase sigma factor yields MRARIRAGDREAFAALYEEYARAVYNHAYRLTGDWSTAEEVLSETFLAAWRTRHAVEPEGDSLRPWLLGIATNKARNANRGIGRRLAFLARRPAPEPVADIADATAGRVDDARRLAAVQRALGGLRRQEREVLVLCVWSGLDYAGTAEALGIPVGTVRSRLSRARARLRRLTDEELGRAPDGSAREARSGGAVPQGREPRPGRGEVGSRAPFVALPIQEEAR; encoded by the coding sequence ATGCGTGCACGGATCAGGGCGGGCGACCGCGAGGCGTTCGCCGCGCTCTACGAGGAGTACGCGCGGGCGGTCTACAACCACGCCTACCGGCTGACGGGCGACTGGTCGACGGCCGAGGAGGTGTTGTCCGAGACCTTCCTGGCGGCCTGGCGCACCCGTCACGCCGTCGAACCGGAGGGCGACTCGCTGCGGCCGTGGCTGCTCGGGATCGCCACGAACAAGGCGCGCAACGCGAACCGCGGCATCGGGCGGCGCCTGGCCTTCCTGGCCCGCCGCCCCGCCCCGGAACCGGTGGCGGACATCGCGGACGCCACGGCAGGTCGTGTCGACGACGCACGGCGGCTCGCCGCGGTCCAGCGGGCGCTGGGCGGGCTCCGCCGTCAGGAACGCGAGGTGCTGGTCCTCTGTGTCTGGTCGGGGCTGGACTACGCCGGGACCGCCGAGGCGCTCGGCATCCCGGTGGGCACCGTGCGGTCGCGGCTGTCCCGCGCCCGTGCCCGGCTGCGCCGGCTCACCGACGAGGAGCTGGGCCGGGCGCCCGACGGGTCCGCGCGGGAGGCGCGTTCCGGAGGGGCGGTCCCACAAGGCCGGGAACCCCGCCCCGGCCGCGGAGAGGTAGGGAGCAGGGCCCCGTTCGTGGCCCTGCCCATCCAGGAGGAAGCCCGATGA
- a CDS encoding CU044_5270 family protein, producing the protein MNDRTSGPEQAEREELDRLLPAPAERDLPPGRHLHHKDTLMRLIDQDGDRATARPRPRLLRPAVLLPAAGLALGGVLLTTLAVTGQDSAPSPSAAGTGSHAPAPGGAAVLLDRIASVAGRSGEQTVTGDQFVYVKTLQAGNEGEFGGPAKLGKPHEREVWMAQKAGPVIDVGLIHEEGSYLPITVGVPDGETPVGYPAGLDRPTYTWLASLPTDPDVLLRRLSTEIARDQDARDTPAEDRNQAQDTFDIMGELLRETVMPPKTAAALYKAAAKIPGVTVDPDAVDAAGRHGIGVARDDTRAGWRTAWIFDPTTLEYLGERTYLTRETTMGGKGTLLSESAVLERGVVDALRERPSAGKPSAT; encoded by the coding sequence ATGAACGACCGTACCTCCGGCCCCGAGCAGGCCGAACGCGAGGAACTGGACCGGCTGTTGCCGGCCCCGGCCGAACGGGACCTGCCCCCGGGCCGTCATCTCCACCACAAGGACACCCTGATGCGTCTGATCGACCAGGACGGCGACCGCGCCACCGCACGCCCCCGTCCCCGCCTCCTGCGCCCCGCCGTCCTGCTGCCCGCCGCCGGACTGGCCCTGGGCGGGGTGCTGCTGACCACGCTCGCCGTGACCGGCCAGGACAGCGCACCGTCACCGTCCGCGGCGGGCACCGGCTCCCACGCACCGGCCCCGGGCGGCGCGGCCGTGCTGCTCGACCGGATCGCGTCGGTCGCCGGGAGGAGTGGCGAACAGACCGTGACGGGCGACCAGTTCGTGTACGTCAAGACGCTTCAGGCCGGGAACGAGGGCGAGTTCGGTGGTCCGGCGAAGCTGGGCAAGCCCCACGAGCGTGAGGTCTGGATGGCGCAGAAGGCGGGACCGGTGATCGATGTCGGCCTGATCCACGAGGAGGGCTCGTACCTCCCGATCACCGTCGGGGTGCCGGACGGCGAGACCCCCGTCGGCTACCCGGCGGGCCTCGACCGGCCGACGTACACGTGGCTGGCCTCGCTGCCCACCGACCCCGACGTCCTGCTCCGGCGGCTCAGCACCGAGATCGCCCGGGACCAGGACGCGCGGGACACCCCGGCCGAGGACCGGAACCAGGCGCAGGACACCTTCGACATCATGGGTGAGCTGCTGCGGGAGACCGTGATGCCGCCGAAGACCGCGGCCGCCCTCTACAAGGCTGCGGCGAAGATCCCCGGCGTGACCGTGGACCCCGACGCGGTGGACGCGGCCGGGCGGCACGGGATCGGCGTGGCCCGCGACGACACCCGGGCCGGCTGGCGCACCGCCTGGATCTTCGACCCGACCACCCTGGAGTACCTGGGCGAGCGCACCTACCTCACCCGGGAGACCACCATGGGCGGGAAGGGCACCCTGCTCAGCGAGTCGGCTGTCCTGGAGCGCGGGGTCGTCGACGCCCTCCGCGAGAGGCCGTCGGCCGGGAAGCCGTCGGCGACCTGA
- a CDS encoding TetR family transcriptional regulator — MSRSPEGGSTSEARTRLLSTAIRIFYAEGIHSVGIDRITAEAKVTRATLYRHFAGKEELVLAYLDQADQGIRAQIAAAQTDSGSAAAQTDSGSAAAQTDSGAAADKVRAVAGSITEGIRSPGFRGCAFLNAVAEYPDPAHPIHQAVLAHREWFLNTVTDLLSRTGDAPAEPAARHLVMLRDGAMAAGCLFDPELVSETFLHGVEGILSSRAAAEG; from the coding sequence ATGAGCCGGAGCCCAGAAGGCGGCAGCACGTCCGAGGCCCGGACGCGGCTGCTCAGCACAGCGATCAGGATCTTCTACGCGGAGGGGATCCACTCCGTCGGCATCGACCGGATCACCGCGGAGGCGAAGGTGACCCGGGCGACGCTGTACCGGCACTTCGCGGGCAAGGAAGAGCTCGTCCTCGCCTATCTCGACCAGGCCGACCAGGGAATCCGAGCGCAGATCGCCGCCGCACAGACGGACAGCGGGTCAGCCGCCGCGCAGACGGACAGCGGGTCAGCCGCCGCACAGACGGACAGCGGGGCAGCCGCCGACAAGGTCCGGGCCGTGGCCGGGTCCATCACCGAGGGCATCCGGTCCCCCGGCTTCCGCGGCTGCGCCTTCCTCAACGCGGTGGCCGAATATCCCGATCCCGCGCACCCGATCCACCAGGCCGTCCTGGCACACCGGGAGTGGTTCCTGAACACCGTCACGGACCTGCTGAGCCGGACCGGCGACGCACCCGCCGAGCCGGCCGCCCGGCATCTCGTCATGCTCCGGGACGGCGCCATGGCCGCCGGCTGCCTCTTCGATCCGGAGCTGGTCTCCGAAACCTTCCTGCACGGCGTCGAGGGAATCCTGAGCTCCCGCGCCGCCGCAGAGGGCTGA
- a CDS encoding alpha/beta fold hydrolase, with the protein MQTLPTFVLVHGAFANSFSFAPLQAELALLGHRSVAVDLPGHGFEATFPSPYQAPQDLEALSAEPGSIKGVTLADNVARVIEALERAKRNGPTVLVAHSRGGITVTAVANARPELVDRIVYVSAWCPVDLDVADYYTQPEMADVDPGALAPALVGNPAELGLLRVNFRTADPVALAALRQAFAADLTDDEFRTFLNTFQPDENLDAGTSADRAQAETWGRIPRTYVRLAADASVPPAVQDRMIREADALTPGNPFDVRTLEGSHLRWLVHPKPAAELLADLVAH; encoded by the coding sequence ATGCAGACTCTGCCGACCTTCGTCCTCGTCCACGGGGCCTTCGCGAATTCGTTCTCGTTCGCACCGCTGCAAGCCGAACTCGCCCTGCTGGGCCACCGCTCGGTCGCGGTCGACCTTCCCGGGCACGGATTCGAGGCGACCTTCCCCTCGCCCTACCAGGCCCCGCAGGACCTGGAGGCCCTCTCCGCCGAACCGGGGAGCATCAAGGGGGTCACGCTCGCGGACAACGTCGCCCGCGTGATCGAAGCCCTCGAACGGGCCAAGCGGAACGGCCCCACCGTCCTCGTCGCCCACAGCAGGGGCGGCATCACCGTCACCGCCGTCGCCAACGCCCGGCCCGAGCTGGTCGACCGCATCGTCTACGTCTCCGCCTGGTGCCCCGTCGATCTGGACGTGGCCGACTACTACACCCAGCCGGAGATGGCGGACGTCGACCCCGGGGCCCTGGCTCCCGCGCTCGTCGGAAACCCGGCGGAACTGGGCCTCCTGCGGGTCAATTTCCGCACCGCCGACCCGGTGGCGCTCGCCGCGTTGAGGCAGGCGTTCGCCGCCGACCTCACCGATGACGAGTTCCGGACCTTCCTGAACACCTTCCAGCCCGACGAGAACCTCGACGCCGGTACGTCCGCCGACCGGGCGCAGGCCGAGACCTGGGGCCGGATTCCCAGGACCTATGTGCGCCTGGCCGCCGATGCCAGCGTCCCGCCCGCCGTGCAGGACCGCATGATCCGCGAAGCGGACGCGCTCACCCCCGGCAACCCCTTCGACGTCCGGACGCTGGAGGGGAGCCACCTGCGCTGGCTCGTCCACCCGAAGCCCGCCGCCGAGCTGCTCGCGGACCTCGTGGCGCACTGA
- a CDS encoding ABC transporter substrate-binding protein: MRSPLSRRGFLAAGSGLTAAAALPAMSGCSTLASADSDPGSLLVHTQLGTTAPGSATYTAVVEAFEKENPDIRVKNLVNGDDLPQVYETSRLARKEPDVVMVNLYDKTLAWTDVGATVDVKGYLDDWGLRDRVLPAALSEWTDGKGRLRAFPYFATNWPVAFNTHLLDRAGVGSVPTTGDQLIGAARKLRAKGIAPVTVGGNDWTGQKLLAQIIQTFLTPEEARQVYTTGDFSGSRGARAGIDYFVTLRDAGVFADKAQGLTSDTMTTQYNTEAAAIQSAMSSALAKVPAKAAGHTEIGGWPLAPGAAHEKPTILRSYTLIGFWISPNGVRKLSSVEKFLRFMYRPDVVSRFITESGRDMALVTDTVSKDFPLVAEAQQLGDRVGQALLPDLYVPPTATQPLITATSTAFTRGTSAASVRSALESAYRTA, translated from the coding sequence GTGCGCTCACCCCTGAGTCGGCGCGGTTTCCTTGCCGCTGGTTCCGGCCTCACCGCCGCTGCCGCGCTCCCCGCAATGTCCGGCTGCTCCACGCTCGCCTCGGCCGATTCCGACCCCGGCTCCCTACTCGTCCACACCCAGCTCGGGACCACCGCGCCGGGCTCCGCCACGTACACCGCCGTCGTCGAGGCCTTCGAGAAGGAGAACCCGGACATCCGGGTCAAGAACCTCGTCAACGGTGACGACCTCCCCCAGGTCTACGAGACCTCCCGGCTGGCCCGTAAGGAGCCGGACGTGGTCATGGTCAACCTGTACGACAAGACGCTGGCCTGGACCGACGTCGGCGCCACCGTCGACGTCAAGGGCTACCTCGACGACTGGGGGCTGCGCGACCGCGTCCTGCCCGCCGCCCTGAGTGAGTGGACCGACGGCAAGGGCAGGCTCCGCGCCTTCCCGTACTTCGCCACCAACTGGCCCGTCGCCTTCAACACCCACCTGCTCGACCGGGCCGGCGTCGGCTCCGTCCCCACCACCGGGGACCAGCTCATCGGCGCCGCACGGAAGTTGCGGGCCAAGGGCATCGCGCCCGTCACCGTCGGCGGCAACGACTGGACGGGGCAGAAGCTGCTCGCGCAGATCATCCAGACCTTCCTCACCCCCGAGGAGGCCAGGCAGGTCTACACGACCGGCGACTTCAGCGGCAGCCGGGGAGCCCGCGCGGGCATCGACTACTTCGTGACCCTGCGGGACGCCGGTGTCTTCGCCGACAAGGCGCAGGGGCTGACCTCCGACACGATGACCACGCAGTACAACACGGAGGCGGCGGCCATCCAGTCCGCGATGTCCTCCGCGCTGGCGAAGGTCCCCGCGAAGGCGGCCGGGCACACCGAGATCGGCGGCTGGCCGCTCGCACCGGGTGCCGCCCACGAGAAGCCGACCATCCTGCGCTCCTACACCCTCATCGGCTTCTGGATCAGCCCCAACGGCGTCAGGAAGCTGTCCTCCGTCGAGAAGTTCCTCCGCTTCATGTACCGCCCCGACGTGGTGTCCCGCTTCATCACCGAGAGCGGCCGGGACATGGCGCTCGTGACCGACACCGTCAGCAAGGACTTCCCGCTGGTGGCCGAGGCCCAGCAGCTCGGCGACCGGGTCGGCCAGGCGCTCCTCCCCGACCTGTACGTCCCCCCGACCGCCACCCAGCCGCTGATCACCGCGACCAGCACTGCCTTCACCCGGGGGACGAGCGCGGCCTCCGTGCGCTCCGCCCTGGAATCCGCCTACCGCACGGCCTGA
- a CDS encoding sugar ABC transporter permease, which produces MTMLSSAPGGASVRGPVTPPPSAPTTKRRTQGGVILAVPALVWYLVFMVGPLVAIFVIAALHWPGMLQPVSFAGTGNIGAVLDDPVFWDAVRNTAVQLAVAVPLMIIGAYMLGYYVAQKPPGHRVLRYLLFIPGLISTPAKAMVFYAVLSPDGLLNGALDKAGLGSLTDAWLASPSTALGSLILLDVWSGIGFTAVLFAARLGSVPDEIGEAAQLDGAGHWRAMWRIHFPVIRDFVGVVTMLQFLWTLFGSAQNVLLLTQGGPGSSSTTLSFLVYQKAFIAADLGYSQTVGVVLFLVGLAGLLTIRRVFRQNY; this is translated from the coding sequence ATGACGATGCTCTCGTCCGCCCCGGGCGGCGCCTCGGTCCGCGGACCGGTCACTCCCCCGCCGTCCGCCCCCACCACGAAGCGCCGCACGCAGGGCGGGGTCATCCTCGCCGTGCCCGCGCTGGTCTGGTACCTCGTCTTCATGGTCGGCCCGCTGGTCGCCATCTTCGTCATCGCCGCCCTGCACTGGCCCGGCATGCTCCAGCCGGTCTCCTTCGCCGGCACGGGCAACATCGGCGCGGTCCTGGACGACCCGGTCTTCTGGGACGCGGTGCGCAACACCGCCGTCCAGCTCGCCGTGGCCGTGCCCCTGATGATCATCGGGGCGTACATGCTCGGGTACTACGTCGCGCAGAAGCCGCCGGGCCACCGCGTCCTGCGCTATCTGCTCTTCATCCCCGGGCTGATCTCCACCCCCGCCAAGGCGATGGTGTTCTACGCGGTCCTCTCCCCGGACGGCCTGCTCAACGGAGCCCTGGACAAGGCCGGCCTCGGCTCGCTGACCGACGCCTGGCTCGCCTCCCCCTCCACCGCGCTCGGCTCCCTCATCCTCCTCGACGTGTGGAGCGGCATCGGGTTCACCGCCGTGCTGTTCGCGGCCAGGCTCGGCAGCGTCCCGGACGAGATCGGTGAGGCCGCGCAGCTCGACGGCGCCGGCCACTGGCGCGCCATGTGGCGCATCCACTTCCCCGTCATCCGTGACTTCGTGGGCGTCGTGACGATGCTCCAGTTCCTCTGGACGCTGTTCGGCTCCGCCCAGAACGTCCTGCTGCTCACCCAGGGCGGGCCGGGAAGCTCGTCGACGACGCTGTCCTTCCTCGTCTACCAGAAGGCGTTCATCGCGGCAGACCTCGGCTACAGCCAGACCGTCGGTGTGGTCCTCTTCCTGGTCGGCCTGGCCGGGCTGCTGACCATCCGCCGCGTCTTCCGCCAGAACTACTGA
- a CDS encoding carbohydrate ABC transporter permease, with amino-acid sequence MKFGRSWLPAHIFAWLYMVLLVVPLYYLLVSAFKTNDQIFGSPFSLPTSLSTANFTESFSSAHLGPAILNSMLVTVLALLLTLALAIPAAFAIARTEGRLGALVERVFSLGFLIPTFAALFPTFLLAAATGLFHTRAFMVLFLPATAMPLSVVILVQFMRTIPREMEEAARMDGASTFAVLRHVYTPMCMPGIATILLLNFLTFWNEYLYSLVIIGPDPDLRTVQVALPTLKSLTGTDYGILTAGTVLTLVPVWVVYTVLQKRMQQALVSGAVKM; translated from the coding sequence ATGAAGTTCGGAAGGTCCTGGCTGCCGGCGCACATCTTCGCGTGGCTGTACATGGTGCTGCTGGTCGTCCCCCTCTACTACCTGCTGGTCTCGGCGTTCAAGACGAACGACCAGATCTTCGGGAGCCCGTTCTCCCTCCCCACGTCCCTCTCCACGGCCAACTTCACCGAGTCGTTCTCCTCGGCGCACCTCGGGCCGGCGATCCTCAACTCGATGCTCGTGACCGTGCTGGCGCTGCTGCTCACCCTGGCGCTGGCGATACCGGCCGCCTTCGCCATCGCCCGTACGGAGGGGCGGCTCGGGGCCCTGGTCGAGCGGGTCTTCTCGCTGGGCTTCCTGATCCCCACGTTCGCCGCGCTCTTCCCGACGTTCCTGCTGGCCGCCGCCACCGGGCTGTTCCACACCCGCGCGTTCATGGTGCTGTTCCTGCCCGCCACGGCGATGCCGCTCTCCGTCGTCATCCTGGTGCAGTTCATGCGGACCATCCCGCGTGAGATGGAGGAGGCGGCGCGCATGGACGGCGCGTCCACCTTCGCCGTCCTGCGGCACGTCTACACACCGATGTGCATGCCGGGGATCGCGACCATCCTGCTGCTGAACTTCCTGACCTTCTGGAACGAGTACCTCTACTCGCTCGTCATCATCGGCCCCGACCCGGACCTGCGGACCGTGCAGGTCGCCCTGCCCACGCTCAAGTCCCTGACGGGTACGGACTACGGCATCCTTACGGCGGGCACGGTGCTGACCCTGGTCCCGGTCTGGGTGGTCTACACCGTGCTCCAGAAGCGGATGCAGCAGGCCCTCGTCAGCGGAGCGGTGAAGATGTGA
- a CDS encoding LacI family DNA-binding transcriptional regulator, whose protein sequence is MNRPLEGRTAVRPTIKAVAAAAGVSTAAVSQAVNGTGRISEATRRRVLDAATELGWSPSASATALRRARTRTIALVVRRPTDVLGSDPHFSELITGLEGELAPRGYGLLLHLVADMAQENALYERLVAEGRIDGAVLTDARADDPRPDLLRGLGLPAVLLGAPDAGSPVPRVGLGQQGAGVKEAVAHLLELGHRRVAYVAGPAELLHTRLRLHAFEEALAEAELTPVAVRHSDFTEQAAVDVTEELLALPARPTALVFPNDSMAVCGIGTAQRAGLRVPGDLSVVGYDNLSLGRWVHPRLTTVDQQVQRVGAAAARTLLAGCGEDVPPPELDGRPRLVVRESTGPLTPPT, encoded by the coding sequence GTGAACAGGCCTCTCGAAGGGCGTACCGCCGTGCGCCCCACCATCAAGGCGGTGGCCGCCGCGGCGGGTGTGTCCACCGCCGCGGTCTCCCAGGCCGTCAACGGCACCGGCCGGATCTCGGAGGCCACCCGCCGCCGGGTCCTGGACGCGGCCACCGAACTGGGCTGGTCCCCCAGCGCCTCCGCGACGGCGCTGCGCAGGGCCCGTACCCGTACGATCGCGCTCGTCGTCCGGCGGCCCACCGATGTGCTGGGCTCCGACCCGCACTTCAGCGAGCTGATCACCGGTCTGGAGGGCGAGCTCGCGCCGCGCGGCTACGGTCTGCTGCTCCACCTGGTCGCCGACATGGCCCAGGAGAACGCGCTGTACGAACGGCTCGTCGCGGAGGGCCGCATAGACGGCGCGGTGCTGACCGACGCCCGCGCCGACGACCCGCGCCCGGACCTGCTGCGCGGCCTCGGGCTGCCCGCCGTCCTGCTGGGCGCCCCCGACGCCGGATCGCCCGTGCCCCGGGTGGGGCTCGGGCAGCAGGGCGCGGGCGTGAAGGAGGCCGTGGCCCATCTGCTGGAGCTCGGCCACCGCCGCGTCGCCTACGTCGCGGGGCCGGCCGAACTGCTGCACACCCGGCTGCGGTTGCACGCCTTCGAGGAGGCCCTCGCCGAGGCGGAGCTGACGCCCGTCGCCGTGCGGCACAGCGACTTCACCGAGCAGGCCGCCGTCGACGTCACCGAGGAGCTGCTCGCCCTGCCCGCCCGGCCGACGGCCCTCGTGTTCCCGAACGACTCCATGGCCGTCTGCGGCATCGGCACGGCGCAGCGCGCCGGGCTCCGGGTGCCCGGCGACCTGTCGGTGGTCGGGTACGACAACCTCTCGCTCGGCCGCTGGGTCCACCCCCGGCTCACCACCGTCGACCAGCAGGTGCAGCGCGTCGGCGCGGCCGCCGCCCGCACGCTGCTCGCCGGGTGCGGGGAGGACGTACCTCCACCGGAGCTCGACGGCCGCCCCCGGCTGGTCGTACGGGAGTCGACCGGCCCGCTGACACCCCCGACCTGA